The Nicotiana tabacum cultivar K326 unplaced genomic scaffold, ASM71507v2 Un00095, whole genome shotgun sequence genome includes a window with the following:
- the LOC142178961 gene encoding uncharacterized protein LOC142178961 isoform X1 → MKVAVVGAGISGLVSAYELAKSGVKVVVYGKEDYLGGHAKTVTVDDDDVDLDLGFMVFNRVTYPNMMEFFEFLGVDMEITDMSFSVSLDQGRGCEWGTRNGISSLFAQKRNVLNPYFWQIIREIIKFKQDVISYLEALDNNPDIDRNETIGQFIKSNGCSELFLKAYLIPICSSIWSCPLEGVMGFSAYSILSFFRDHHLLQLFGLSQLLTVRWGSHISVNKVKEGLEKRGCQIRTGCEVNSVLTDEEGCTIDCNDGAKEVYDGCIMATHAPYTLRMLGKEATYDETRILGAFQYVYSDIFLHHDKIFLPRDQSAWSGLNFLGTTNNRGCMTYWLNVIQNLGDSKLPYLVTVDPPHTPEHTLLKWTTGHPVPSIATSKASRELDQIQGKRGIWFCGGYQGYGFHEDGLKVGVAAAHGMLRRNCSILDNPKHIVPTWPETGARLIVTRFFRSFIKTGCIILFEEGGTVFTFQGTERKCSLKVSLRIHSPQFYWKIATEADVGLADAFIHGDFCFVDKNEGLLNLIMILIANTDLKASVTRSSKKRGWWTPLFFTAALSSAKYFIRHILNQNTLTQARRNISHHYDLSNELFSLFLDETMTYSCAIFKRKDEGLKDAQLRKISVLIKKAKISKEHHILEIGFGWGSFAVEVVKQTGCKYTGITLSEKQLEYAQLIVEQAGLQDQITFLLCDYRQMPNKDKYHRIISIGMIEHVGHEFMD, encoded by the exons ATGAAAGTGGCAGTGGTTGGGGCAGGGATAAGTGGACTGGTTTCTGCATATGAATTGGCAAAATCTGGTGTGAAAGTTGTGGTTTATGGGAAGGAGGATTATCTCGGCGGCCACGCCAAGACTGTCACTGTCGACGACGACGACGTTGATCTTGACCTTGGTTTTATGGTCTTCAATCGG GTAACTTATCCAAACATGATGGAATTTTTTGAGTTCCTTGGAGTTGATATGGAGATAACTGATATGTCATTTTCGGTGAGCTTAGACCAAGGCCGTGGTTGCGAATGGGGTACCCGAAATGGAATCTCTAGTTTGTTTGCACAGAAGAGGAATGTCTTGAATCCATATTTTTGGCAAATTATTAGAGAAATTATCAAGTTCAAACAGGATGTCATAAG TTACCTTGAAGCACTTGACAACAATCCTGACATTGATCGCAATGAAACAATAGGGCAATTTATTAAGTCAAATGGCTGTTCGGAATTATTTCTGAAGGCTTATCTG ATTCCAATATGTTCTTCAATCTGGTCCTGTCCCCTAGAAGGAGTAATGGGCTTTTCTGCTTATTCCATTCTTTCATTCTTTCGCGACCATCATCTTCTTCAG CTCTTTGGTCTCTCTCAGTTGCTCACTGTAAGATGGGGATCACACATATCTGTAAACAAG GTTAAGGAGGGGCTGGAGAAGAGAGGCTGCCAAATAAGAACTGGTTGTGAAGTAAATTCTGTATTGACAGATGAAGAAG GTTGTACCATAGATTGCAATGATGGCGCCAAAGAAGTATATGATGGATGCATAATGGCAACACATGCTCCGTACACTCTGAGAATGTTAGGGAAAGAGGCAACATATGATGAAACAAGAATACTGGGTGCATTCCAGTATGTCTATAG CGATATTTTCCTTCATCATGACAAAATATTCCTGCCTCGCGACCAATCTGCATGGAGTGGTTTGAACTTTCTTGGAACTACGAATAATAGAGGATGCATGACATATTGGCTCAATGTAATCCAG AATCTTGGTGACTCAAAGCTGCCTTATCTCGTAACCGTCGATCCTCCTCACACACCAGAGCATACATTGCTTAAGTGGACAACAGGCCACCCAGTCCCCTCAATTGCTACATCAAAAGCTTCACGTGAGCTAGATCAAATCCAAGGGAAGAGAGGAATATGGTTTTGTGGAGGATATCAAG GATATGGCTTCCATGAGGATGGACTAAAG GTTGGTGTGGCTGCTGCACATGGCATGCTTAGAAGGAATTGTAGTATTCTGGACAACCCCAAGCACATAGTACCAACCTGGCCTGAAACAGGAGCACGCCTCATTGTTACAAGATTTTTCAGAAGTTTCATTAAAACGGGATGCATAAT CTTGTTTGAAGAAGGAGGTACAGTATTCACCTTCCAAGGAACAGAGAGGAAATGCTCTCTGAAAGTTTCTCTTAGAATTCATAGTCCACAGTTTTACTGGAAG ATTGCAACTGAAGCTGACGTAGGCCTTGCTGATGCTTTTATTCATGGAGATTTCTGTTTTGTTGACAAGAATGAAGGTCTTCTTAATCTTATCATG ATACTTATTGCCAACACAGATTTGAAAGCGTCTGTTACAAGGTCTAGTAAGAAAAG AGGCTGGTGGACACCATTGTTTTTTACAGCAGCACTGTCATCTGCAAAATACTTCATTCGACATATTTTGAATCAAAACACCCTAACTCAAGCTCGACGGAATATCTCCCATCATTATGACCTG AGTAATGAACTCTTTTCACTCTTTCTGGATGAgacaatgacatattcatgtgcAATATTCAAG AGAAAGGATGAAGGCCTAAAAGATGCACAGCTGAGAAAGATTTCCGTTCTCATTAAAAAG GCAAAAATTAGCAAGGAACATCACATTTTAGAGATAGGATTTGGTTGGGGAAGTTTTGCCGTGGAAGTTGTCAAGCAAACAGGGTGTAAATATACTGGTATAACTCTCTCCGAGAAGCAACTGGAATATGCACAGTTAATAGTTGAGCAAGCAGGCCTTCAG GATCAAATTACATTTCTCCTATGTGACTATCGTCAAATGCCAAATAAGGACAAATATCATAGGATTATATCAAT TGGGATGATAGAACATGTTGGTCATGAGTTTATGGATTAA
- the LOC142178961 gene encoding uncharacterized protein LOC142178961 isoform X2, with translation MKVAVVGAGISGLVSAYELAKSGVKVVVYGKEDYLGGHAKTVTVDDDDVDLDLGFMVFNRVTYPNMMEFFEFLGVDMEITDMSFSVSLDQGRGCEWGTRNGISSLFAQKRNVLNPYFWQIIREIIKFKQDVISYLEALDNNPDIDRNETIGQFIKSNGCSELFLKAYLIPICSSIWSCPLEGVMGFSAYSILSFFRDHHLLQLFGLSQLLTVRWGSHISVNKVKEGLEKRGCQIRTGCEVNSVLTDEEGCTIDCNDGAKEVYDGCIMATHAPYTLRMLGKEATYDETRILGAFQYVYSDIFLHHDKIFLPRDQSAWSGLNFLGTTNNRGCMTYWLNVIQNLGDSKLPYLVTVDPPHTPEHTLLKWTTGHPVPSIATSKASRELDQIQGKRGIWFCGGYQGYGFHEDGLKVGVAAAHGMLRRNCSILDNPKHIVPTWPETGARLIVTRFFRSFIKTGCIILFEEGGTVFTFQGTERKCSLKVSLRIHSPQFYWKIATEADVGLADAFIHGDFCFVDKNEGLLNLIMILIANTDLKASVTRSSKKRGWWTPLFFTAALSSAKYFIRHILNQNTLTQARRNISHHYDLSNELFSLFLDETMTYSCAIFKRKDEGLKDAQLRKISVLIKKAKISKEHHILEIGFGWGSFAVEVVKQTGCKYTGITLSEKQLEYAQIKLHFSYVTIVKCQIRTNIIGLYQLG, from the exons ATGAAAGTGGCAGTGGTTGGGGCAGGGATAAGTGGACTGGTTTCTGCATATGAATTGGCAAAATCTGGTGTGAAAGTTGTGGTTTATGGGAAGGAGGATTATCTCGGCGGCCACGCCAAGACTGTCACTGTCGACGACGACGACGTTGATCTTGACCTTGGTTTTATGGTCTTCAATCGG GTAACTTATCCAAACATGATGGAATTTTTTGAGTTCCTTGGAGTTGATATGGAGATAACTGATATGTCATTTTCGGTGAGCTTAGACCAAGGCCGTGGTTGCGAATGGGGTACCCGAAATGGAATCTCTAGTTTGTTTGCACAGAAGAGGAATGTCTTGAATCCATATTTTTGGCAAATTATTAGAGAAATTATCAAGTTCAAACAGGATGTCATAAG TTACCTTGAAGCACTTGACAACAATCCTGACATTGATCGCAATGAAACAATAGGGCAATTTATTAAGTCAAATGGCTGTTCGGAATTATTTCTGAAGGCTTATCTG ATTCCAATATGTTCTTCAATCTGGTCCTGTCCCCTAGAAGGAGTAATGGGCTTTTCTGCTTATTCCATTCTTTCATTCTTTCGCGACCATCATCTTCTTCAG CTCTTTGGTCTCTCTCAGTTGCTCACTGTAAGATGGGGATCACACATATCTGTAAACAAG GTTAAGGAGGGGCTGGAGAAGAGAGGCTGCCAAATAAGAACTGGTTGTGAAGTAAATTCTGTATTGACAGATGAAGAAG GTTGTACCATAGATTGCAATGATGGCGCCAAAGAAGTATATGATGGATGCATAATGGCAACACATGCTCCGTACACTCTGAGAATGTTAGGGAAAGAGGCAACATATGATGAAACAAGAATACTGGGTGCATTCCAGTATGTCTATAG CGATATTTTCCTTCATCATGACAAAATATTCCTGCCTCGCGACCAATCTGCATGGAGTGGTTTGAACTTTCTTGGAACTACGAATAATAGAGGATGCATGACATATTGGCTCAATGTAATCCAG AATCTTGGTGACTCAAAGCTGCCTTATCTCGTAACCGTCGATCCTCCTCACACACCAGAGCATACATTGCTTAAGTGGACAACAGGCCACCCAGTCCCCTCAATTGCTACATCAAAAGCTTCACGTGAGCTAGATCAAATCCAAGGGAAGAGAGGAATATGGTTTTGTGGAGGATATCAAG GATATGGCTTCCATGAGGATGGACTAAAG GTTGGTGTGGCTGCTGCACATGGCATGCTTAGAAGGAATTGTAGTATTCTGGACAACCCCAAGCACATAGTACCAACCTGGCCTGAAACAGGAGCACGCCTCATTGTTACAAGATTTTTCAGAAGTTTCATTAAAACGGGATGCATAAT CTTGTTTGAAGAAGGAGGTACAGTATTCACCTTCCAAGGAACAGAGAGGAAATGCTCTCTGAAAGTTTCTCTTAGAATTCATAGTCCACAGTTTTACTGGAAG ATTGCAACTGAAGCTGACGTAGGCCTTGCTGATGCTTTTATTCATGGAGATTTCTGTTTTGTTGACAAGAATGAAGGTCTTCTTAATCTTATCATG ATACTTATTGCCAACACAGATTTGAAAGCGTCTGTTACAAGGTCTAGTAAGAAAAG AGGCTGGTGGACACCATTGTTTTTTACAGCAGCACTGTCATCTGCAAAATACTTCATTCGACATATTTTGAATCAAAACACCCTAACTCAAGCTCGACGGAATATCTCCCATCATTATGACCTG AGTAATGAACTCTTTTCACTCTTTCTGGATGAgacaatgacatattcatgtgcAATATTCAAG AGAAAGGATGAAGGCCTAAAAGATGCACAGCTGAGAAAGATTTCCGTTCTCATTAAAAAG GCAAAAATTAGCAAGGAACATCACATTTTAGAGATAGGATTTGGTTGGGGAAGTTTTGCCGTGGAAGTTGTCAAGCAAACAGGGTGTAAATATACTGGTATAACTCTCTCCGAGAAGCAACTGGAATATGCACA GATCAAATTACATTTCTCCTATGTGACTATCGTCAAATGCCAAATAAGGACAAATATCATAGGATTATATCAAT TGGGATGA